A genomic stretch from Mastacembelus armatus chromosome 7, fMasArm1.2, whole genome shotgun sequence includes:
- the tp73 gene encoding tumor protein p73 isoform X1 has translation MKDWHWIPLQRLICPSPGCLSSKMSQSTVTEEVGTFEHLWSSLEPDSTYFELPPGSQPGERPVPSTSTPGSHRNAAEVSMDVYHMRDMNDNVMSQYNLLSSSMESLGSRATSASPYSSENASSSAVPTPSPYSQPNSTFEGLSPAPAIPSNTDYPGPHAFQVSFQQSSTAKSATWTYSPLLKKLYCQIAKTCPIQIKLSSSPPHGSIIRAMPVYKKAEHVTEVVKRCPNHELGRDFNDGQAAPASHLIRVEGNNLCQYVDDPVTGRQSVFVPYEAPQVGTEFTTILYNFMCNSSCVGGMNRRPILIIITLETRDGQVLGRRSFEGRICACPGRDRKADEDHFREQQALNESVAKNGSANKRTDFKQSPPNIPSPNINMRKRRHGEEEIYYIPVRGRENFELLMKIKDSLELVELVPQPLVESYRQQTQQQLLQRPSHIASPSPYSPLSNMNKLHGPGGLSKSPSVNQLVGQQPQQHTTAPNSIAHMGSNMLNSHHMQANGDMNGGHSSHTIVSASHCSPPPPYNPDPSLVSFLTSLGCQNFIEYFMSQGFQSIYHLQTLSMEDLSALKIPEQSRLAIWRGLQDMKQGASLQMPASTHHHDYHGQQLLRSSSNMAASAMAAIGAAGGELQRQRVMEAVHFRVRHTITIPNRSGVVGTSGMAAGTDEWADFGFDMPDCKASRSKHSIKEEFMESDIH, from the exons ATGAAGGACTGGCACTGGATACCGCTTCAAAG ACTGATCTGCCCCTCACCAGGCTGCCTATCTTCTAAGATGTCCCAGTCCACTGTAACAGAAGAAGTGGGCACCTTTGAGCACCTGTGGAGCTCCCT GGAGCCAGACAGCACCTACTTTGAGCTTCCCCCGGGCAGCCAGCCAGGTGAGCGGCCAGTGCCTTCCACCAGCACCCCAGGAAGCCATCGCAACGCTGCCGAGGTATCCATGGACGTCTACCACATGAGGGATATGAACGACAATGTGATG TCCCAGTACAACttgctcagcagcagcatggaGAGCCTGGGGAGCCGTGCGACATCCGCCAGCCCCTACAGCTCCGAAAACGCCTCCTCATCTGCCGTGCCCACCCCCTCTCCCTACTCCCAGCCCAACTCCACCTTTGAGGGCCTGTCGCCTGCCCCGGCCATCCCCTCCAACACGGACTACCCTGGGCCGCATGCTTTCCAGGTGTCCTTCCAGCAGTCCAGCACTGCCAAGTCTGCCACTTGGACC TACTCTCCCTTGCTGAAGAAGCTCTACTGTCAGATTGCAAAGACATGTCCAATCCAGATCAAGTTGTCGTCCTCTCCTCCACATGGCAGCATCATCAGAGCCATGCCCGTCTACAAGAAGGCGGAGCACGTTACGGAAGTGGTCAAACGCTGCCCCAATCACGAACTAGGACGAGACTTCAATGATG GTCAAGCAGCCCCAGCCAGTCACCTGATCCGAGTGGAGGGGAACAATCTCTGCCAGTACGTCGATGATCCTGTCACCGGCCGACAGAGCGTCTTCGTCCCCTATGAGGCTCCGCAG gTGGGGACTGAGTTTACCACCATCCTATACAACTTCATGtgtaacagcagctgtgtgggcGGCATGAACAGAAGAcccatcctcatcatcatcactttgGAGACCAGGGA TGGTCAAGTGTTGGGGAGGAGGTCATTTGAAGGTCGGATATGTGCGTGTCCGGGCCGAGACCGCAAAGCTGATGAGGACCACTTCAGAGAACAACAGGCCCTGAATGAGAGTGTGGCCAAAAATGGCAGTGCCAACAAGCGCA CAGACTTTAAACAGAGCCCACCAAATATTCCCAGTCCCAATATTAACATGAGGAAGAGGCGGCATGGAGAAGAAGAGATTTATTATATCCCT GTCCGTGGTCGGGAGAACTTTGAGCTGCTGATGAaaatcaaagacagtctggagcTGGTGGAGTTGGTGCCGCAGCCACTGGTGGAATCCTACagacagcaaacacagcagcagctgctgcagagacc GAGCCATATTGCTTCCCCCTCCCCCTACTCTCCACTGTCCAACATGAACAAGCTTCATGGTCCCGGAGGCCTCAGCAAATCACCCTCGGTCAACCAGCTGGTGGGGCAGCAGCCCCAGCAACACACCACTGCCCCCAACTCCATAGCTCATATGG GTTCAAACATGCTCAACAGCCACCACATGCAGGCCAACGGTGATATGAACGGTGGCCACAGCAGTCACACTATAGTGtcagcctcccactgcagcccACCCCCTCCGTATAACCCTGACCCCAGCCTCGTCAG TTTTCTAACCAGTCTGGGCTGTCAGAACTTCATTGAGTACTTCATGTCGCAAGGCTTCCAGTCTATCTACCATCTCCAGACTCTCTCCATGGAG GATTTAAGTGCATTGAAAATACCAGAGCAGTCCCGCCTTGCCATCTGGAGAGGTCTGCAGGACATGAAACAAGGTGCTTCCCTCCAAATGCCTGCCTCAACTCATCACCATGACTATCACGGCCAGCAGCTTCTTCGCTCCAGTAGCAACATGGCCGCTTCTGCTATGGCAGCCATCGGGGCTGCCGGTGGGGAACTGCAACGTCAGCGCGTCATGGAGGCTGTGCACTTTCGGGTGCGCCACACCATCACCATCCCCAACAGGTCAGGTGTTGTTGGGACGTCAGGGATGGCGGCAGGCACCGATGAGTGGGCTGACTTTGGCTTTGACATGCCCGACTGCAAGGCGTCACGCAGCAAGCACTCCATCAAGGAGGAGTTCATGGAAAGTGACATTCACTGA
- the tp73 gene encoding tumor protein p73 isoform X3, with protein sequence MSQSTVTEEVGTFEHLWSSLEPDSTYFELPPGSQPGERPVPSTSTPGSHRNAAEVSMDVYHMRDMNDNVMSQYNLLSSSMESLGSRATSASPYSSENASSSAVPTPSPYSQPNSTFEGLSPAPAIPSNTDYPGPHAFQVSFQQSSTAKSATWTYSPLLKKLYCQIAKTCPIQIKLSSSPPHGSIIRAMPVYKKAEHVTEVVKRCPNHELGRDFNDGQAAPASHLIRVEGNNLCQYVDDPVTGRQSVFVPYEAPQVGTEFTTILYNFMCNSSCVGGMNRRPILIIITLETRDGQVLGRRSFEGRICACPGRDRKADEDHFREQQALNESVAKNGSANKRTDFKQSPPNIPSPNINMRKRRHGEEEIYYIPVRGRENFELLMKIKDSLELVELVPQPLVESYRQQTQQQLLQRPSHIASPSPYSPLSNMNKLHGPGGLSKSPSVNQLVGQQPQQHTTAPNSIAHMGSNMLNSHHMQANGDMNGGHSSHTIVSASHCSPPPPYNPDPSLVSFLTSLGCQNFIEYFMSQGFQSIYHLQTLSMEDLSALKIPEQSRLAIWRGLQDMKQGASLQMPASTHHHDYHGQQLLRSSSNMAASAMAAIGAAGGELQRQRVMEAVHFRVRHTITIPNRSGVVGTSGMAAGTDEWADFGFDMPDCKASRSKHSIKEEFMESDIH encoded by the exons ATGTCCCAGTCCACTGTAACAGAAGAAGTGGGCACCTTTGAGCACCTGTGGAGCTCCCT GGAGCCAGACAGCACCTACTTTGAGCTTCCCCCGGGCAGCCAGCCAGGTGAGCGGCCAGTGCCTTCCACCAGCACCCCAGGAAGCCATCGCAACGCTGCCGAGGTATCCATGGACGTCTACCACATGAGGGATATGAACGACAATGTGATG TCCCAGTACAACttgctcagcagcagcatggaGAGCCTGGGGAGCCGTGCGACATCCGCCAGCCCCTACAGCTCCGAAAACGCCTCCTCATCTGCCGTGCCCACCCCCTCTCCCTACTCCCAGCCCAACTCCACCTTTGAGGGCCTGTCGCCTGCCCCGGCCATCCCCTCCAACACGGACTACCCTGGGCCGCATGCTTTCCAGGTGTCCTTCCAGCAGTCCAGCACTGCCAAGTCTGCCACTTGGACC TACTCTCCCTTGCTGAAGAAGCTCTACTGTCAGATTGCAAAGACATGTCCAATCCAGATCAAGTTGTCGTCCTCTCCTCCACATGGCAGCATCATCAGAGCCATGCCCGTCTACAAGAAGGCGGAGCACGTTACGGAAGTGGTCAAACGCTGCCCCAATCACGAACTAGGACGAGACTTCAATGATG GTCAAGCAGCCCCAGCCAGTCACCTGATCCGAGTGGAGGGGAACAATCTCTGCCAGTACGTCGATGATCCTGTCACCGGCCGACAGAGCGTCTTCGTCCCCTATGAGGCTCCGCAG gTGGGGACTGAGTTTACCACCATCCTATACAACTTCATGtgtaacagcagctgtgtgggcGGCATGAACAGAAGAcccatcctcatcatcatcactttgGAGACCAGGGA TGGTCAAGTGTTGGGGAGGAGGTCATTTGAAGGTCGGATATGTGCGTGTCCGGGCCGAGACCGCAAAGCTGATGAGGACCACTTCAGAGAACAACAGGCCCTGAATGAGAGTGTGGCCAAAAATGGCAGTGCCAACAAGCGCA CAGACTTTAAACAGAGCCCACCAAATATTCCCAGTCCCAATATTAACATGAGGAAGAGGCGGCATGGAGAAGAAGAGATTTATTATATCCCT GTCCGTGGTCGGGAGAACTTTGAGCTGCTGATGAaaatcaaagacagtctggagcTGGTGGAGTTGGTGCCGCAGCCACTGGTGGAATCCTACagacagcaaacacagcagcagctgctgcagagacc GAGCCATATTGCTTCCCCCTCCCCCTACTCTCCACTGTCCAACATGAACAAGCTTCATGGTCCCGGAGGCCTCAGCAAATCACCCTCGGTCAACCAGCTGGTGGGGCAGCAGCCCCAGCAACACACCACTGCCCCCAACTCCATAGCTCATATGG GTTCAAACATGCTCAACAGCCACCACATGCAGGCCAACGGTGATATGAACGGTGGCCACAGCAGTCACACTATAGTGtcagcctcccactgcagcccACCCCCTCCGTATAACCCTGACCCCAGCCTCGTCAG TTTTCTAACCAGTCTGGGCTGTCAGAACTTCATTGAGTACTTCATGTCGCAAGGCTTCCAGTCTATCTACCATCTCCAGACTCTCTCCATGGAG GATTTAAGTGCATTGAAAATACCAGAGCAGTCCCGCCTTGCCATCTGGAGAGGTCTGCAGGACATGAAACAAGGTGCTTCCCTCCAAATGCCTGCCTCAACTCATCACCATGACTATCACGGCCAGCAGCTTCTTCGCTCCAGTAGCAACATGGCCGCTTCTGCTATGGCAGCCATCGGGGCTGCCGGTGGGGAACTGCAACGTCAGCGCGTCATGGAGGCTGTGCACTTTCGGGTGCGCCACACCATCACCATCCCCAACAGGTCAGGTGTTGTTGGGACGTCAGGGATGGCGGCAGGCACCGATGAGTGGGCTGACTTTGGCTTTGACATGCCCGACTGCAAGGCGTCACGCAGCAAGCACTCCATCAAGGAGGAGTTCATGGAAAGTGACATTCACTGA
- the tp73 gene encoding tumor protein p73 isoform X5, producing the protein MYYVKKKSQYNLLSSSMESLGSRATSASPYSSENASSSAVPTPSPYSQPNSTFEGLSPAPAIPSNTDYPGPHAFQVSFQQSSTAKSATWTYSPLLKKLYCQIAKTCPIQIKLSSSPPHGSIIRAMPVYKKAEHVTEVVKRCPNHELGRDFNDGQAAPASHLIRVEGNNLCQYVDDPVTGRQSVFVPYEAPQVGTEFTTILYNFMCNSSCVGGMNRRPILIIITLETRDGQVLGRRSFEGRICACPGRDRKADEDHFREQQALNESVAKNGSANKRNFKQSPPNIPSPNINMRKRRHGEEEIYYIPVRGRENFELLMKIKDSLELVELVPQPLVESYRQQTQQQLLQRPSHIASPSPYSPLSNMNKLHGPGGLSKSPSVNQLVGQQPQQHTTAPNSIAHMGSNMLNSHHMQANGDMNGGHSSHTIVSASHCSPPPPYNPDPSLVSFLTSLGCQNFIEYFMSQGFQSIYHLQTLSMEDLSALKIPEQSRLAIWRGLQDMKQGASLQMPASTHHHDYHGQQLLRSSSNMAASAMAAIGAAGGELQRQRVMEAVHFRVRHTITIPNRSGVVGTSGMAAGTDEWADFGFDMPDCKASRSKHSIKEEFMESDIH; encoded by the exons ATGTACTACGTGAAAAAGAAG TCCCAGTACAACttgctcagcagcagcatggaGAGCCTGGGGAGCCGTGCGACATCCGCCAGCCCCTACAGCTCCGAAAACGCCTCCTCATCTGCCGTGCCCACCCCCTCTCCCTACTCCCAGCCCAACTCCACCTTTGAGGGCCTGTCGCCTGCCCCGGCCATCCCCTCCAACACGGACTACCCTGGGCCGCATGCTTTCCAGGTGTCCTTCCAGCAGTCCAGCACTGCCAAGTCTGCCACTTGGACC TACTCTCCCTTGCTGAAGAAGCTCTACTGTCAGATTGCAAAGACATGTCCAATCCAGATCAAGTTGTCGTCCTCTCCTCCACATGGCAGCATCATCAGAGCCATGCCCGTCTACAAGAAGGCGGAGCACGTTACGGAAGTGGTCAAACGCTGCCCCAATCACGAACTAGGACGAGACTTCAATGATG GTCAAGCAGCCCCAGCCAGTCACCTGATCCGAGTGGAGGGGAACAATCTCTGCCAGTACGTCGATGATCCTGTCACCGGCCGACAGAGCGTCTTCGTCCCCTATGAGGCTCCGCAG gTGGGGACTGAGTTTACCACCATCCTATACAACTTCATGtgtaacagcagctgtgtgggcGGCATGAACAGAAGAcccatcctcatcatcatcactttgGAGACCAGGGA TGGTCAAGTGTTGGGGAGGAGGTCATTTGAAGGTCGGATATGTGCGTGTCCGGGCCGAGACCGCAAAGCTGATGAGGACCACTTCAGAGAACAACAGGCCCTGAATGAGAGTGTGGCCAAAAATGGCAGTGCCAACAAGCGCA ACTTTAAACAGAGCCCACCAAATATTCCCAGTCCCAATATTAACATGAGGAAGAGGCGGCATGGAGAAGAAGAGATTTATTATATCCCT GTCCGTGGTCGGGAGAACTTTGAGCTGCTGATGAaaatcaaagacagtctggagcTGGTGGAGTTGGTGCCGCAGCCACTGGTGGAATCCTACagacagcaaacacagcagcagctgctgcagagacc GAGCCATATTGCTTCCCCCTCCCCCTACTCTCCACTGTCCAACATGAACAAGCTTCATGGTCCCGGAGGCCTCAGCAAATCACCCTCGGTCAACCAGCTGGTGGGGCAGCAGCCCCAGCAACACACCACTGCCCCCAACTCCATAGCTCATATGG GTTCAAACATGCTCAACAGCCACCACATGCAGGCCAACGGTGATATGAACGGTGGCCACAGCAGTCACACTATAGTGtcagcctcccactgcagcccACCCCCTCCGTATAACCCTGACCCCAGCCTCGTCAG TTTTCTAACCAGTCTGGGCTGTCAGAACTTCATTGAGTACTTCATGTCGCAAGGCTTCCAGTCTATCTACCATCTCCAGACTCTCTCCATGGAG GATTTAAGTGCATTGAAAATACCAGAGCAGTCCCGCCTTGCCATCTGGAGAGGTCTGCAGGACATGAAACAAGGTGCTTCCCTCCAAATGCCTGCCTCAACTCATCACCATGACTATCACGGCCAGCAGCTTCTTCGCTCCAGTAGCAACATGGCCGCTTCTGCTATGGCAGCCATCGGGGCTGCCGGTGGGGAACTGCAACGTCAGCGCGTCATGGAGGCTGTGCACTTTCGGGTGCGCCACACCATCACCATCCCCAACAGGTCAGGTGTTGTTGGGACGTCAGGGATGGCGGCAGGCACCGATGAGTGGGCTGACTTTGGCTTTGACATGCCCGACTGCAAGGCGTCACGCAGCAAGCACTCCATCAAGGAGGAGTTCATGGAAAGTGACATTCACTGA
- the tp73 gene encoding tumor protein p73 isoform X4 yields MYYVKKKSQYNLLSSSMESLGSRATSASPYSSENASSSAVPTPSPYSQPNSTFEGLSPAPAIPSNTDYPGPHAFQVSFQQSSTAKSATWTYSPLLKKLYCQIAKTCPIQIKLSSSPPHGSIIRAMPVYKKAEHVTEVVKRCPNHELGRDFNDGQAAPASHLIRVEGNNLCQYVDDPVTGRQSVFVPYEAPQVGTEFTTILYNFMCNSSCVGGMNRRPILIIITLETRDGQVLGRRSFEGRICACPGRDRKADEDHFREQQALNESVAKNGSANKRTDFKQSPPNIPSPNINMRKRRHGEEEIYYIPVRGRENFELLMKIKDSLELVELVPQPLVESYRQQTQQQLLQRPSHIASPSPYSPLSNMNKLHGPGGLSKSPSVNQLVGQQPQQHTTAPNSIAHMGSNMLNSHHMQANGDMNGGHSSHTIVSASHCSPPPPYNPDPSLVSFLTSLGCQNFIEYFMSQGFQSIYHLQTLSMEDLSALKIPEQSRLAIWRGLQDMKQGASLQMPASTHHHDYHGQQLLRSSSNMAASAMAAIGAAGGELQRQRVMEAVHFRVRHTITIPNRSGVVGTSGMAAGTDEWADFGFDMPDCKASRSKHSIKEEFMESDIH; encoded by the exons ATGTACTACGTGAAAAAGAAG TCCCAGTACAACttgctcagcagcagcatggaGAGCCTGGGGAGCCGTGCGACATCCGCCAGCCCCTACAGCTCCGAAAACGCCTCCTCATCTGCCGTGCCCACCCCCTCTCCCTACTCCCAGCCCAACTCCACCTTTGAGGGCCTGTCGCCTGCCCCGGCCATCCCCTCCAACACGGACTACCCTGGGCCGCATGCTTTCCAGGTGTCCTTCCAGCAGTCCAGCACTGCCAAGTCTGCCACTTGGACC TACTCTCCCTTGCTGAAGAAGCTCTACTGTCAGATTGCAAAGACATGTCCAATCCAGATCAAGTTGTCGTCCTCTCCTCCACATGGCAGCATCATCAGAGCCATGCCCGTCTACAAGAAGGCGGAGCACGTTACGGAAGTGGTCAAACGCTGCCCCAATCACGAACTAGGACGAGACTTCAATGATG GTCAAGCAGCCCCAGCCAGTCACCTGATCCGAGTGGAGGGGAACAATCTCTGCCAGTACGTCGATGATCCTGTCACCGGCCGACAGAGCGTCTTCGTCCCCTATGAGGCTCCGCAG gTGGGGACTGAGTTTACCACCATCCTATACAACTTCATGtgtaacagcagctgtgtgggcGGCATGAACAGAAGAcccatcctcatcatcatcactttgGAGACCAGGGA TGGTCAAGTGTTGGGGAGGAGGTCATTTGAAGGTCGGATATGTGCGTGTCCGGGCCGAGACCGCAAAGCTGATGAGGACCACTTCAGAGAACAACAGGCCCTGAATGAGAGTGTGGCCAAAAATGGCAGTGCCAACAAGCGCA CAGACTTTAAACAGAGCCCACCAAATATTCCCAGTCCCAATATTAACATGAGGAAGAGGCGGCATGGAGAAGAAGAGATTTATTATATCCCT GTCCGTGGTCGGGAGAACTTTGAGCTGCTGATGAaaatcaaagacagtctggagcTGGTGGAGTTGGTGCCGCAGCCACTGGTGGAATCCTACagacagcaaacacagcagcagctgctgcagagacc GAGCCATATTGCTTCCCCCTCCCCCTACTCTCCACTGTCCAACATGAACAAGCTTCATGGTCCCGGAGGCCTCAGCAAATCACCCTCGGTCAACCAGCTGGTGGGGCAGCAGCCCCAGCAACACACCACTGCCCCCAACTCCATAGCTCATATGG GTTCAAACATGCTCAACAGCCACCACATGCAGGCCAACGGTGATATGAACGGTGGCCACAGCAGTCACACTATAGTGtcagcctcccactgcagcccACCCCCTCCGTATAACCCTGACCCCAGCCTCGTCAG TTTTCTAACCAGTCTGGGCTGTCAGAACTTCATTGAGTACTTCATGTCGCAAGGCTTCCAGTCTATCTACCATCTCCAGACTCTCTCCATGGAG GATTTAAGTGCATTGAAAATACCAGAGCAGTCCCGCCTTGCCATCTGGAGAGGTCTGCAGGACATGAAACAAGGTGCTTCCCTCCAAATGCCTGCCTCAACTCATCACCATGACTATCACGGCCAGCAGCTTCTTCGCTCCAGTAGCAACATGGCCGCTTCTGCTATGGCAGCCATCGGGGCTGCCGGTGGGGAACTGCAACGTCAGCGCGTCATGGAGGCTGTGCACTTTCGGGTGCGCCACACCATCACCATCCCCAACAGGTCAGGTGTTGTTGGGACGTCAGGGATGGCGGCAGGCACCGATGAGTGGGCTGACTTTGGCTTTGACATGCCCGACTGCAAGGCGTCACGCAGCAAGCACTCCATCAAGGAGGAGTTCATGGAAAGTGACATTCACTGA
- the tp73 gene encoding tumor protein p73 isoform X2: protein MKDWHWIPLQRLICPSPGCLSSKMSQSTVTEEVGTFEHLWSSLEPDSTYFELPPGSQPGERPVPSTSTPGSHRNAAEVSMDVYHMRDMNDNVMSQYNLLSSSMESLGSRATSASPYSSENASSSAVPTPSPYSQPNSTFEGLSPAPAIPSNTDYPGPHAFQVSFQQSSTAKSATWTYSPLLKKLYCQIAKTCPIQIKLSSSPPHGSIIRAMPVYKKAEHVTEVVKRCPNHELGRDFNDGQAAPASHLIRVEGNNLCQYVDDPVTGRQSVFVPYEAPQVGTEFTTILYNFMCNSSCVGGMNRRPILIIITLETRDGQVLGRRSFEGRICACPGRDRKADEDHFREQQALNESVAKNGSANKRNFKQSPPNIPSPNINMRKRRHGEEEIYYIPVRGRENFELLMKIKDSLELVELVPQPLVESYRQQTQQQLLQRPSHIASPSPYSPLSNMNKLHGPGGLSKSPSVNQLVGQQPQQHTTAPNSIAHMGSNMLNSHHMQANGDMNGGHSSHTIVSASHCSPPPPYNPDPSLVSFLTSLGCQNFIEYFMSQGFQSIYHLQTLSMEDLSALKIPEQSRLAIWRGLQDMKQGASLQMPASTHHHDYHGQQLLRSSSNMAASAMAAIGAAGGELQRQRVMEAVHFRVRHTITIPNRSGVVGTSGMAAGTDEWADFGFDMPDCKASRSKHSIKEEFMESDIH, encoded by the exons ATGAAGGACTGGCACTGGATACCGCTTCAAAG ACTGATCTGCCCCTCACCAGGCTGCCTATCTTCTAAGATGTCCCAGTCCACTGTAACAGAAGAAGTGGGCACCTTTGAGCACCTGTGGAGCTCCCT GGAGCCAGACAGCACCTACTTTGAGCTTCCCCCGGGCAGCCAGCCAGGTGAGCGGCCAGTGCCTTCCACCAGCACCCCAGGAAGCCATCGCAACGCTGCCGAGGTATCCATGGACGTCTACCACATGAGGGATATGAACGACAATGTGATG TCCCAGTACAACttgctcagcagcagcatggaGAGCCTGGGGAGCCGTGCGACATCCGCCAGCCCCTACAGCTCCGAAAACGCCTCCTCATCTGCCGTGCCCACCCCCTCTCCCTACTCCCAGCCCAACTCCACCTTTGAGGGCCTGTCGCCTGCCCCGGCCATCCCCTCCAACACGGACTACCCTGGGCCGCATGCTTTCCAGGTGTCCTTCCAGCAGTCCAGCACTGCCAAGTCTGCCACTTGGACC TACTCTCCCTTGCTGAAGAAGCTCTACTGTCAGATTGCAAAGACATGTCCAATCCAGATCAAGTTGTCGTCCTCTCCTCCACATGGCAGCATCATCAGAGCCATGCCCGTCTACAAGAAGGCGGAGCACGTTACGGAAGTGGTCAAACGCTGCCCCAATCACGAACTAGGACGAGACTTCAATGATG GTCAAGCAGCCCCAGCCAGTCACCTGATCCGAGTGGAGGGGAACAATCTCTGCCAGTACGTCGATGATCCTGTCACCGGCCGACAGAGCGTCTTCGTCCCCTATGAGGCTCCGCAG gTGGGGACTGAGTTTACCACCATCCTATACAACTTCATGtgtaacagcagctgtgtgggcGGCATGAACAGAAGAcccatcctcatcatcatcactttgGAGACCAGGGA TGGTCAAGTGTTGGGGAGGAGGTCATTTGAAGGTCGGATATGTGCGTGTCCGGGCCGAGACCGCAAAGCTGATGAGGACCACTTCAGAGAACAACAGGCCCTGAATGAGAGTGTGGCCAAAAATGGCAGTGCCAACAAGCGCA ACTTTAAACAGAGCCCACCAAATATTCCCAGTCCCAATATTAACATGAGGAAGAGGCGGCATGGAGAAGAAGAGATTTATTATATCCCT GTCCGTGGTCGGGAGAACTTTGAGCTGCTGATGAaaatcaaagacagtctggagcTGGTGGAGTTGGTGCCGCAGCCACTGGTGGAATCCTACagacagcaaacacagcagcagctgctgcagagacc GAGCCATATTGCTTCCCCCTCCCCCTACTCTCCACTGTCCAACATGAACAAGCTTCATGGTCCCGGAGGCCTCAGCAAATCACCCTCGGTCAACCAGCTGGTGGGGCAGCAGCCCCAGCAACACACCACTGCCCCCAACTCCATAGCTCATATGG GTTCAAACATGCTCAACAGCCACCACATGCAGGCCAACGGTGATATGAACGGTGGCCACAGCAGTCACACTATAGTGtcagcctcccactgcagcccACCCCCTCCGTATAACCCTGACCCCAGCCTCGTCAG TTTTCTAACCAGTCTGGGCTGTCAGAACTTCATTGAGTACTTCATGTCGCAAGGCTTCCAGTCTATCTACCATCTCCAGACTCTCTCCATGGAG GATTTAAGTGCATTGAAAATACCAGAGCAGTCCCGCCTTGCCATCTGGAGAGGTCTGCAGGACATGAAACAAGGTGCTTCCCTCCAAATGCCTGCCTCAACTCATCACCATGACTATCACGGCCAGCAGCTTCTTCGCTCCAGTAGCAACATGGCCGCTTCTGCTATGGCAGCCATCGGGGCTGCCGGTGGGGAACTGCAACGTCAGCGCGTCATGGAGGCTGTGCACTTTCGGGTGCGCCACACCATCACCATCCCCAACAGGTCAGGTGTTGTTGGGACGTCAGGGATGGCGGCAGGCACCGATGAGTGGGCTGACTTTGGCTTTGACATGCCCGACTGCAAGGCGTCACGCAGCAAGCACTCCATCAAGGAGGAGTTCATGGAAAGTGACATTCACTGA